Proteins encoded within one genomic window of Fragaria vesca subsp. vesca linkage group LG1, FraVesHawaii_1.0, whole genome shotgun sequence:
- the LOC101310168 gene encoding TMV resistance protein N-like, with product MDVPSSSSSNTHTVPSSSSASPSNWEHDVFLSFRGEDTRNNFTDHLYYAFNQKGINAFRDTEKLPRGKSISPELLKAIEESKFAVTVLSTNYATSSWCLDELAHILECKEVRGLEVLPIFYHVEPSEIRKQTGNYGKAFAKHETDFEDNMEKVDNWRQALKEVASLSGWHVTQDRRESEVIQELVNQILNILNNMLSVPERVLIGIDARIKEIESRLNLESNDVLTIGIWGMGGIGKTTLAKEVFKKFRNQFHLSGFVSQVRLQSEVELQRRLCESFLGDGNINIDHVEKGIKLLKKALFKKKVLIILDDVDNFKQIECLAPGGPLGENIWGGGSRLIITTRDRSSLRNFSVQENKIYEVEKLRDEEAFQLLCQKAFKKDNPPQEFVALSKSFLQYASGLPLAHEVLGSYLSRLKVDEWSEILHRLDDDQDKDIFSVLQISFDGLQDTDKKIFLDIACFFNGEDHVRVKNILKGCGFSSGIGISNLIDKSLIKIERNKLWMHDLLRCLGWHIVRGESSFPGNRSRLWIDDNAHKYEGRSSWRFEDARNVLMNNTGKSCIGESCC from the exons ATGGATGTGCCCTCCTCGTCTTCTTCCAACACCCACACAGTTCCTTCGTCATCATCTGCTTCACCCTCCAACTGGGAACATGATGTGTTCCTCAGCTTTAGGGGCGAGGACACCCGCAATAATTTTACAGATCATTTATACTATGCGTTCAATCAGAAAGGAATCAACGCATTTAGAGATACTGAAAAGCTTCCGAGGGGGAAATCCATTTCACCAGAACTTCTGAAAGCAATTGAAGAGTCCAAGTTTGCGGTTACAGTGCTTTCCACCAACTATGCAACTTCAAGTTGGTGCCTAGATGAACTTGCGCATATTCTTGAATGCAAGGAAGTGAGGGGACTGGAAGTTCTTCCCATTTTTTACCACGTGGAACCATCTGAAATCAGGAAGCAAACTGGAAACTACGGCAAGGCGTTTGCTAAGCATGAGACTGATTTTGAGGACAATATGGAAAAGGTGGATAATTGGAGGCAAGCTTTGAAGGAGGTAGCCAGTCTCTCCGGATGGCATGTGACACAGGACAG GAGAGAATCAGAAGTAATTCAAGAACTAGTTAATCAGATTCTAAACATACTTAACAATATGTTATCTGTTCCTGAGAGAGTTTTAATTGGAATAGATGCCCGTATAAAAGAAATAGAGTCTCGTCTGAATCTTGAGTCAAATGATGTTCTTACCATAGGGATTTGGGGGATGGGTGGAATTGGTAAGACAACTCTTGCCAAAGAAGTATTCAAAAAGTTCCGTAACCAGTTTCATCTCAGCGGCTTTGTTTCCCAAGTTAGATTGCAATCTGAAGTTGAGTTGCAGCGACGTCTTTGTGAATCCTTTTTGGGGGATGGCAATATAAATATTGATCACGTTGAAAAAGGGATCAAGTTATTGAAGAAGGCACTGTTTAAGAAAAAAGTGCTAATTATTCTCGATGATGTTGATAATTTTAAACAAATAGAATGCCTAGCACCTGGAGGCCCGCTTGGAGAGAATATTTGGGGTGGAGGGAGTCGACTCATTATAACTACTAGAGACCGGAGCTCATTGAGAAACTTTAGTGTACAAGAAAATAAAATATATGAGGTAGAAAAATTGAGAGACGAGGAAGCTTTTCAGCTGTTATGTCAGAAAGCCTTCAAGAAAGATAATCCCCCACAGGAGTTTGTAGCTTTGTCCAAGAGTTTTCTGCAATATGCTAGTGGCCTTCCTCTAGCTCATGAAGTTCTAGGTTCATACTTGTCTAGACTAAAGGTGGATGAATGGTCAGAGATATTGCATAGACTAGACGATGATCAGGATAAAGACATTTTCAGTGTGCTTCAAATAAGTTTTGATGGGTTACAGGATACAGACAAGAAAATATTTTTGGACATTGCATGTTTCTTCAATGGCGAGGATCATGTCCGTGTAAAGAATATATTGAAAGGTTGTGGTTTTTCTTCTGGAATAGGTATAAGCAACCTCATTGACAAATCTCTTATTAAAATTGAAAGAAATAAACTGTGGATGCATGATTTACTACGGTGCTTGGGTTGGCATATTGTTCGTGGAGAATCTTCTTTTCCGGGTAATCGTAGCAGGTTGTGGATTGACGACAATGCACACAAGTACGAAGGGAGAAGTTCTTGGCGTTTTGAGGATGCTCGTAACGTGCTCATGAACAATACA GGAAAGTCTTGTATAGGGGAAAGCTGCTGTTGA
- the LOC101310466 gene encoding protein SUPPRESSOR OF npr1-1, CONSTITUTIVE 1-like, whose product MCNLRLLKIYNVNFQDVHLRFFFKNLRLLEWHECQLELFPSNFKSEKLIEIKMPYSRIKQLWNEKHSLGKLILMDLSHCQYLATTPDFSTVPNLERLILQGCKGLSEVHHTIGNLQKLVLLNLKGCTSLESLPQSISLSSLQSFVLSGCSKLQEFPQIVGNMDTLSELYLDGTAILELPESIQHLKGLVLLNLNGCRNLLSLPSTLCSGLTSLKFLYLSLCSSMDNLPDNIGCLEHLEELDACNTAIRKVPVSISLLQNLKLLCFHGCSGSTGLELPDKFSGLGSLTTLNLGGCNLTQGAIPDDIGDLSSLQSLDFSENNFITIPESISQLSELTEISLFRCSKLQSLPLPKDLPSSLSNVNVRGCPMLTNYSSTWRRYLPHKGLSIINCRKPEDEIFPELHKFSLDKLEEFNITNCQHLTRFPNLNEVPTLKKLILEGCENLSEVHPTIGGLQHLVLLNLKGCVNLKSLPHSISLKSLKVFILSGCSKLKVFPEIKGNMENLLELHLDGTALKDLPISMQHLKGLILINLRGCKNLSTVPNLFSLKVLNLSCCSRISILPVNLGSLTHLRELDASETAIRILPWSISVLKDLKVLSLCGCKGLQLFNWFSHLSSLTSLNLQRCGLAEQVLPTICCLSSLQILNLSENDFACIPNEIGHLSSLQLLDLSKNSLVSIPNEIGFLSSLQLLNLSKNKLESIPNEIGQLSSLQHLDLSDSNIVSMPESTLKLSELTELHLLRCSKLQALPQNLLFNLKHVYARDCPMFKNADTLTIWASGRGFCFINCGQSYQVDDQLSCITLKVPEDQIEQLFPKYIEDRVYGKKTFEIRFPHSTRIPNLWSHWRSGPSIAIPLSDGTSACIGFALFVVFEILEKGIFNKIWELEETICEFHTDIGRENSLVFENFIDFTAGSYALCCYEPRGGQYHGIFDKPSSQLRASVSTKRPDLKVRGCAIHLISEDNTAEFVKCVANQTATQHLDSNFDQHCEYMFHEETETGDLMELGSTSTFSEDCCTKINSNIKLRGDLLILYKGRNGREKKMGGIRTVCSIFSVYIYFDTWQQ is encoded by the exons ATGTGCAACCTACGATTGCTGAAGATCTATAATGTGAACTTTCAGGATGTGCACTTGAGATTCTTCTTTAAAAATTTACGACTTTTGGAATGGCACGAATGCCAGCTAGAATTATTTCCATCTAATTTTAAATCAGAGAAGCTGATTGAAATCAAGATGCCTTACAGCCGCATTAAACAACTATGGAATGAAAAG CACTCTCTTGGAAAGTTAATACTCATGGATCTTTCCCACTGCCAATATTTAGCCACGACCCCAGACTTCAGTACAGTCCCAAATCTTGAGCGGTTGATCCTCCAAGGTTGTAAGGGGTTATCAGAGGTTCACCATACGATCGGGAATCTTCAGAAACTGGTTCTCTTGAACTTGAAAGGTTGCACAAGTCTAGAGAGTCTCCCCCAATCCATCAGCTTGTCATCCCTCCAAAGTTTTGTTCTGTCTGGATGTTCAAAACTCCAGGAGTTTCCGCAGATTGTGGGGAACATGGATACGTTATCAGAACTTTATCTAGATGGCACGGCTATATTGGAGCTGCCTGAATCCATCCAGCATTTGAAAGGCCTCGTTTTGCTAAATCTAAATGGCTGCAGGAACCTTCTCAGTCTTCCAAGCACCCTCTGTAGTGGTTTGACATCACTGAAATTTCTCTATCTGTCTCTATGCTCAAGTATGGACAATCTGCCGGATAACATAGGCTGCTTGGAACACTTGGAGGAGCTCGATGCATGTAATACTGCTATAAGAAAAGTTCCGGTGTCCATTTCACTCCTCCAGAATCTTAAACTATTGTGCTTTCACGGCTGCTCTGGATCCACAGGTTTAGAGTTGCCAGACAAATTCTCAGGTTTAGGGTCCTTGACAACACTAAACCTAGGTGGATGTAACCTCACACAAGGAGCAATCCCTGATGACATTGGTGATTTATCCTCACTGCAGAGTTTGGATTTCAGTGAAAACAACTTTATTACCATACCTGAAAGCATCTCTCAGCTTTCTGAGCTTACAGAAATTTCTCTATTTAGATGTAGCAAACTGCAGTCGTTGCCATTGCCAAAAGATCTTCCATCAAGTCTAAGTAATGTAAATGTACGTGGTTGTCCTATGCTGACAAATTATTCATCTACTTGGAGGAGATATCTGCCTCACAAGGGTTTGAGTATCATAAACTGTCGGAAACCAGAGGATGAAATCTTTCCTGAACTCCATAAG TTTTCTTTGGATAAACTGGAAGAATTCAATATTACCAACTGCCAACACTTGACCAGGTTCCCCAATTTGAATGAGGTCCCAACACTTAAGAAATTGATCCTTGAAGGTTGTGAAAACTTATCAGAGGTTCATCCAACAATTGGGGGTCTTCAACATCTGGTTTTATTGAATTTGAAAGGATGTGTTAATCTAAAGAGCCTTCCTCACTCCATCAGCTTAAAATCTCTGAAAGTGTTCATTCTTTCAGGATGTTCAAAGCTCAAAGTCTTTCCAGAGATTAAGGGAAACATGGAAAACCTGTTAGAACTTCATTTAGATGGGACGGCGTTAAAGGATCTGCCTATATCAATGCAACATTTGAAAGGCCTGATCTTGATAAATCTAAGAGGTTGCAAGAATCTTTCGACTGTTCCAAACCTTTTCAGTCTGAAAGTTCTCAACTTGTCCTGCTGTTCACGTATATCCATTTTGCCAGTAAACCTGGGGAGCTTGACACATTTGCGGGAGCTTGATGCCTCTGAAACTGCCATAAGAATTCTTCCTTGGTCAATTTCAGTTCTTAAGGACCTTAAAGTGTTATCTCTCTGTGGATGTAAAGGTTTGCAATTGTTTAACTGGTTCTCGCATTTAAGCTCTTTAACATCATTAAATCTACAGAGGTGTGGCCTAGCAGAACAAGTCCTTCCTACCATCTGCTGCTTATCCTCCCTGCAGATTTTGAATTTGAGCGAAAACGATTTTGCGTGTATACCAAATGAAATTGGTCATTTATCCTCTCTGCAGCTATTGGATTTGAGTAAAAACAGTTTAGTGAGTATACCAAATGAAATTGGTTTCTTATCCTCTTTGCAGCTATTGAATTTGAGTAAAAACAAGTTAGAGAGTATACCAAATGAAATCGGCCAGCTATCCTCTTTGCAGCATCTAGACTTGAGTGATAGCAACATTGTGAGTATGCCTGAGAGCACCTTAAAACTTTCTGAGCTTACAGAACTTCACTTGCTTAGGTGTAGCAAGCTACAGGCGTTGCCACAAAATCTTCTATTCAATCTGAAACATGTCTATGCACGAGATTGTCCTATGTTTAAAAATGCAGATACTTTGACAATATGGGCTTCAGGGAGAGGGTTCTGTTTCATAAACTGCGGACAATCATACCAGGTTGATGATCAGCTAAGCTGCATCACACTTAAAGTTCCTGAAGACCAAATTGAACAGCTCTTTCCTAAATACATTGAG GACCGAGTTTATGGTAAAAAGACATTTGAAATTCGTTTTCCGCACAGTACAAGAATTCCCAATCTCTGGAGTCATTGGAGGAGTGGTCCTTCAATAGCAATTCCACTATCTGATGGCACCAGTGCATGTATAGGATTTGCTCTGTTTGTTGTTTTTGAAATCCTTGAGAAAGGCATTTTCAACAAAATTTGGGAACTGGAGGAGACCATCTGTGAATTTCACACGGATATTGGTCGTGAAAATTCCCTAGTTTTTGAAAACTTCATAGACTTCACGGCGGGTTCTTATGCACTTTGTTGCTATGAACCGCGAGGTGGGCAATATCATGGGATTTTTGATAAACCAAGCTCACAACTTCGAGCTTCAGTTTCAACAAAGAGACCGGATTTAAAAGTGAGAGGTTGTGCGATACATCTAATATCAGAGGACAACACTGCAGAGTTTGTAAAATGTGTAGCAAATCAGACTGCTACTCAACACCTTGATTCCAATTTTGATCAACACTGCGAGTACATGTTTCATGAGGAGACAGAAACTGGTGACCTGATGGAACTGGGATCTACTTCAACATTCAGTGAAGATTGCTGCACCAAAATCAACTCTAATATCAAACTCAGAGGAGACCTGCTGATACTCTATAAG GGACGCAATGGACGTGAGAAGA AGATGGGTGGGATTAGAACTGTATGTTCAATTTTCTCAGTGTACATCTACTTCGACACGTGGCAACAATAG
- the LOC101308798 gene encoding uncharacterized protein LOC101308798 — MQESLTITSCIGTSDQLVVLHVPRVHFKQQLNQCQGISAQFRITNAEIKVQVCGSRLVFEHDLEDLTHSLTAAASTLGHHFRSQLCSQAKHVDWRKANEAQMSWFRRYSQAPYSAIVRLRDQRSYLQQRQRLGEPDLTQLVHFRSAILLHSNSVMETRVRNQEIVAEDDKMLLLPLHHILIMAETQLHGSYSSEQWKRCLKLLLRQSEVAILSLGGHTISAHKNFDPSSPYNIICFSDKEIPVWFKHEMSYQMSSRSRVGIRLPPSLHSDENWRGLAICVAFEVHNQGATTSPQPVKLLCHLRAKDNYCLNPIPMCSITEEKLKSLNLGRFIWLTYIPRVLLTELNVVSDVEARIYVSCRGLGVEKCGIRLLYRKEEGEFKNTITECWTSFFDNLSFIRQLVEANNQNDQPWIRHEPQMPEGHIKVFDPDLIYNTIPHSNEIPEWFGHGIDPWPGSCMWGFQLPPSLNGTNWIGLAICASYLVGRDYLLESISYPFILKFETTNNGLSSVHRYQMSNEESKFLKHCDHIGRNVPGEFIWLSYIPRRWFLHQLNDESELDVLVTQTWWRPEKISLRIVYAHQVEEFKQLCCSLHRSPAQH, encoded by the exons ATGCAAGAATCCCTCACTATAACAAGTTGTATTGGGACCTCAGATCAACTTGTTGTATTACATGTACCACGTGTGCATTTTAAACAACAGTTGAATCAATGTCAGGGTATTAGTGCACAGTTCCGTATTACTAATGCAGAAATCAAGGTCCAAGTGTGTGGAAGCCGTTTAGTTTTCGAGCATGATTTGGAAGACTTGACTCATTCATTAACAGCAGCTGCCAGTACGTTGGGGCATCATTTCCGCAGCCAACTATGCTCCCAGGCCAAACATGTTGATTGGCGCAAGGCAAATGAAGCACAAATGTCCTGGTTTCGAAG ATATTCACAAGCTCCTTATTCTGCAATTGTGCGGCTGCGAGATCAGAGAAGCTATCTCCAGCAACGGCAACGTTTGGGGGAGCCTGACCTTACCCAATTGGTCCACTTCAGATCTGCAATATTACTCCACTCCAATAGCGTGATGGAAACCAGGGTTAGAAACCAAGAAATCGTTGCAGAAGATGATAAAATGTTGTTGTTGCCTCTTCATCATATACTTATAATGGCTGAGACTCAACTTCACGGAAGCTATAGTTCAGAACAGTGGAAGAGATGCCTCAAGTTGCTGCTTCGACAGTCAGAGGTGGCTATTCTCAGTCTTGGTGGACACACAATTTCAGCTCACAAGAATTTTGATCCTTCCTCCCCATACAATATTATTTGTTTCTCTGACAAGGAAATTCCAGTGTGGTTCAAACATGAGATGTCGTATCAGATGTCTTCTCGGTCTAGGGTGGGAATCAGACTACCTCCAAGTTTGCATTCGGATGAGAATTGGAGAGGACTTGCTATATGTGTTGCCTTTGAAGTGCACAATCAGGGTGCAACTACCTCCCCACAGCCAGTCAAACTTCTCTGTCACTTGAGAGCCAAGGACAACTATTGCTTGAATCCTATCCCCATGTGTTCCATCACTGAAGAGAAACTCAAGTCATTGAATCTTGGTAGATTCATTTGGCTAACCTACATACCCCGTGTTCTGCTAACAGAGCTCAATGTGGTAAGTGATGTAGAGGCAAGAATCTATGTTAGTTGCAGAGGCTTGGGAGTGGAGAAGTGTGGTATACGTCTCTTGTACCGGAAAGAAGAGGGGGAGTTCAAGAACACAATAACTGAGTGCTGGACCTCTTTCTTCGATAATCTGTCTTTCATCCGTCAACTTGTAGAAGCAAATAACCAAAATGATCAACCATGGATAAGGCATGAACCTCAAATGCCTGAAGGCCATATCAAG GTCTTTGATCCGGATTTAATATATAATACAATTCCCCATTCTAATGAAATTCCGGAATGGTTTGGGCATGGCATTGACCCCTGGCCCGGCAGCTGCATGTGGGGATTCCAGTTACCACCATCTTTGAATGGAACAAATTGGATAGGATTGGCTATCTGTGCATCATATCTTGTTGGCAGAGACTATCTGTTGGAAAGTATTTCCTACCCCTTTATTTTAAAGTTTGAAACTACAAACAATGGTTTGTCATCTGTCCATCGGTATCAAATGAGCAATGAAGAATCCAAGTTCTTAAAGCATTGTGACCACATTGGGAGGAATGTCCCTGGTGAATTCATTTGGCTCTCCTACATACCGCGACGCTGGTTTCTACATCAGCTAAATGATGAGTCTGAACTCGATGTTTTAGTTACTCAAACATGGTGGAGGCCAGAGAAGATCAGCCTCCGCATTGTGTATGCGCATCAGGTGGAAGAGTTTAAGCAGCTCTGTTGCAGCCTTCATCGATCCCCTGCCCAACATTAA